A region of Geotoga petraea DNA encodes the following proteins:
- a CDS encoding MFS transporter, which produces MNKNFYIYIAGRFTSGFGDSIQIIGFPLLILDLYGSAKIMALATTVIMITEIMIRPFLGVIADNLNRKKLMINTDIVSGLLCLIMAFVAYKDMLSLPIIIIYLVIQSFVSTLFDSASYALMPELVEDKKLEKAYSYMTLINNISSISGPIIGTMLYSFLGIKILLLINGISFLISAVTEILIKYTYNKNGKTKNILKIKYIKNIKDGFVYMLKSKKIKYVVSVSMINSFFIIIPISQYFAFFFKENGFENYYVGIASSVMTAGSLIGATMIIFIKKNFNNKKSFVVSFIIFSISFILFGITLGINMQNELFKFIILSICLFINSFFMLSSNVIVNSAFQRSLPNEMRARIGSFRYLTMQIAMLLSVIVGGFLLDSKGSVVYILSFGFIYLFIILFFIFPRYKVLQS; this is translated from the coding sequence ATGAATAAAAATTTTTATATATACATAGCGGGAAGATTCACATCAGGATTTGGAGATTCTATTCAAATAATTGGTTTCCCCTTGTTGATCTTGGATTTATATGGTTCAGCAAAAATAATGGCTTTGGCTACAACAGTGATTATGATAACAGAAATAATGATAAGACCTTTTCTCGGAGTTATAGCAGATAATTTAAATAGAAAAAAATTAATGATAAATACAGACATAGTAAGTGGATTACTTTGCTTAATTATGGCTTTTGTTGCTTATAAAGATATGTTGAGTTTGCCAATAATAATAATATATCTTGTTATACAGTCATTTGTGAGCACATTATTTGATTCTGCAAGTTATGCTTTAATGCCAGAGTTAGTAGAAGACAAAAAACTTGAAAAAGCATATTCTTATATGACATTAATAAATAATATTTCTTCTATAAGTGGCCCTATAATAGGAACTATGCTTTATAGTTTTTTAGGCATAAAAATACTATTATTAATAAATGGTATATCGTTTTTAATATCAGCTGTAACTGAAATACTTATAAAATATACTTACAATAAAAATGGAAAAACAAAAAATATATTAAAAATTAAATATATAAAAAATATAAAAGATGGATTTGTGTATATGTTAAAAAGTAAAAAAATAAAATACGTTGTATCTGTATCAATGATAAATTCATTTTTTATAATCATACCAATTTCCCAGTATTTTGCATTTTTTTTCAAGGAAAATGGATTCGAAAATTATTATGTAGGTATTGCAAGTAGTGTAATGACAGCAGGCTCTTTAATAGGGGCCACAATGATAATATTTATTAAAAAGAATTTTAACAACAAAAAAAGTTTTGTTGTCTCTTTCATAATCTTCTCCATCTCTTTTATATTGTTTGGAATAACCCTTGGAATAAATATGCAAAATGAATTGTTTAAATTCATTATATTATCTATATGTTTATTTATAAATAGTTTTTTTATGCTTTCTTCAAACGTTATAGTGAATTCAGCTTTTCAAAGGAGTTTACCAAATGAAATGAGAGCGAGAATAGGATCTTTCAGATATTTAACAATGCAAATAGCTATGCTTTTAAGTGTTATAGTGGGTGGATTTTTACTCGATTCAAAAGGGAGTGTAGTATATATTCTTTCTTTTGGTTTTATATACTTATTTATTATATTATTTTTTATATTTCCGAGATACAAGGTTTTACAAAGCTAA
- a CDS encoding MFS transporter: protein MNKNFYLYLSGRFVSRLGDSIQEIGFPLLILKMYGTAAALGSTTIFIAISDIVVKPFVSVIADKYNKKNIMVSIDLLSGVLCLLVGFLALKDILSLPLIIIYLIIQSFISSLFLSASRAMVPEIVKENNYEKAYSLMSISDNLSSISGPALGAMLFAFFGIEYLLFINGISFIISGISELFINYEFKNKKIKLKEINFYKELKEGLTYLIKRKKLVYFSLTNVILFSFSIPITATFLPLMLQRDGGFNNSYIGFFKSVSTLGTLIGATLLLFFRKHLGSFKFFVSSYLLINLSMFMIGITISMNIENKILHFIIIAPFILMIGFFVISSSVLISSNYQRNVDNKVRARIGDFNVMAIEISSIFSILMGSILLDRISSRTYIILVCAINLVLLLTYVFPGYKKYIQKD, encoded by the coding sequence ATGAACAAGAACTTTTATCTTTATTTAAGCGGAAGATTTGTTTCCAGATTGGGGGATTCAATACAGGAAATAGGATTTCCTTTATTAATATTAAAAATGTATGGAACTGCAGCAGCGCTTGGTTCTACAACGATATTTATAGCTATAAGCGATATTGTTGTAAAACCTTTTGTGTCAGTTATTGCAGATAAATATAATAAGAAAAATATAATGGTATCTATAGACCTTTTAAGTGGAGTGTTGTGTTTATTAGTTGGATTTCTTGCCTTAAAAGATATTTTATCATTACCATTGATTATAATATATCTAATAATACAATCTTTTATAAGTTCTCTGTTTCTTTCTGCGAGTAGAGCTATGGTTCCAGAAATAGTCAAAGAAAATAATTATGAAAAGGCATACTCTTTAATGTCAATTTCAGATAATTTATCCAGTATCTCTGGACCCGCTTTAGGGGCTATGTTATTTGCTTTTTTTGGAATAGAATACTTACTTTTTATAAATGGAATCAGTTTTATAATATCCGGAATAAGTGAGCTTTTTATAAATTATGAATTCAAAAATAAAAAAATAAAATTAAAAGAAATAAATTTTTATAAAGAGCTGAAAGAAGGTTTAACTTATTTAATCAAAAGAAAAAAATTAGTGTATTTTTCTCTTACAAATGTCATTTTATTTAGTTTTTCAATACCAATAACAGCGACTTTCTTACCATTGATGTTGCAAAGAGATGGTGGATTTAATAACTCTTACATAGGTTTTTTTAAAAGTGTTTCAACTCTTGGAACATTAATCGGGGCTACTTTATTGTTGTTTTTCAGAAAACATTTAGGGAGTTTCAAATTCTTTGTTTCTTCATATCTATTGATAAATTTAAGTATGTTTATGATAGGGATAACAATATCCATGAATATAGAAAATAAAATACTACATTTTATAATAATAGCTCCTTTTATATTGATGATAGGATTCTTTGTAATATCCTCCAGCGTATTGATAAGTTCTAATTATCAAAGGAATGTAGATAATAAAGTTAGGGCTCGTATTGGAGATTTTAATGTAATGGCAATAGAAATATCCTCTATATTTTCTATATTAATGGGAAGCATATTATTAGACAGAATATCATCAAGAACTTATATAATATTAGTTTGTGCTATAAACTTGGTTCTTTTATTGACATATGTTTTTCCTGGATACAAAAAGTACATTCAAAAAGATTAA
- a CDS encoding ABC transporter ATP-binding protein gives MIKVNEVSKSFNNSKVLNGISYEIKDGDFVLITGENGAGKSTLLKILIGLLIPDSGDVQIDNFNVKKDWKKISKEIGVVMSNERSLYWKLSGRENLDIFGGIYGVKRNKKKEKIIELLRYFNLIDHIDKPVENYSTGMRKKLMLCKALIHEPKTLFIDEALNGLDPKATEEMIFYLNKLNENGLTIIMISHILHGFNDDIKIMHLKDGKIDFIKRMKEIKNNSNGDIYSYYSNILSEGEK, from the coding sequence ATGATTAAAGTTAATGAAGTTAGTAAATCATTTAATAATAGTAAAGTATTAAATGGAATTTCTTATGAGATTAAAGATGGAGATTTTGTATTGATCACAGGTGAAAATGGTGCTGGAAAAAGTACACTTTTGAAAATATTAATAGGTCTTTTAATACCAGATTCTGGAGATGTTCAAATTGATAATTTTAATGTAAAAAAAGATTGGAAAAAGATATCAAAAGAAATAGGAGTGGTAATGTCTAATGAAAGAAGTTTGTATTGGAAGCTTTCTGGAAGAGAAAATTTAGATATATTTGGTGGGATTTATGGTGTTAAAAGAAATAAAAAGAAAGAAAAAATAATTGAACTATTGAGATATTTTAATTTAATCGATCATATAGACAAACCAGTAGAAAATTATTCTACAGGGATGAGAAAAAAATTAATGCTTTGTAAGGCATTGATTCATGAACCAAAGACATTATTTATTGATGAAGCTTTAAACGGGTTAGACCCAAAAGCAACTGAAGAAATGATTTTTTATTTGAATAAACTAAATGAAAATGGTTTGACTATAATCATGATAAGTCATATTCTTCATGGTTTTAATGATGACATAAAAATAATGCATTTAAAAGATGGGAAAATTGATTTCATAAAAAGAATGAAAGAAATAAAAAATAATTCAAATGGCGATATTTATAGCTATTACTCCAATATTTTAAGTGAAGGTGAAAAATGA
- a CDS encoding ABC transporter permease, with translation MMIEIFYLVKKDLKIRSKYKSIWLNMALTPFFMISPYVFSTKLIGTESLSQEVLIGTLLWYWLTQYFFGVGDGFGEERMEGTLVTIIISPVKLSTFLFAKGFDTLIMNLYLSFFTFLFFIFNGIKINNIVPIFVLLLISGLYITFFSFFYAALALWKRRINSINTTIQYFLGVFSGMTTDIGLFPIYLKAISYIIPLSYLISIGRNIINSNFSNNIISFLILNIVSFTYLFLGLYLLKKVENQTRKSGGWESW, from the coding sequence ATGATGATAGAAATTTTTTATCTTGTGAAAAAAGATCTAAAAATAAGAAGCAAATATAAATCTATTTGGTTAAATATGGCTTTAACTCCTTTTTTTATGATATCTCCATACGTTTTTTCAACAAAGTTAATTGGTACAGAGTCATTATCTCAGGAAGTATTAATTGGAACACTTCTTTGGTATTGGTTGACTCAATACTTTTTTGGAGTTGGTGATGGTTTTGGAGAAGAAAGAATGGAAGGCACATTAGTAACTATTATTATATCTCCAGTGAAATTATCTACCTTTTTATTTGCTAAAGGGTTTGACACTTTGATAATGAACTTATATTTATCATTTTTCACATTTTTATTTTTTATATTTAATGGAATAAAAATTAATAACATTGTTCCAATTTTTGTATTGTTGCTGATAAGTGGTTTATACATAACATTTTTTTCATTTTTTTATGCCGCGTTAGCTTTGTGGAAAAGAAGAATAAATAGTATAAATACAACCATTCAATACTTTTTAGGAGTTTTTTCAGGTATGACGACAGATATAGGCCTGTTTCCGATATATCTAAAAGCAATTTCATATATAATTCCTTTAAGTTATCTTATATCGATTGGAAGAAACATTATTAATAGCAATTTTTCTAATAATATAATTTCATTTTTAATTCTAAATATAGTTAGTTTCACATATCTATTTTTGGGTTTATATTTATTAAAAAAAGTGGAAAATCAAACTCGAAAATCTGGTGGGTGGGAATCATGGTAA
- a CDS encoding ABC transporter permease has translation MVNSLFLTKANILNAKKYKIDWYGQFLTPLLTILPVAFMLYFGTKSGMIGFFSKEKSFIEMMGFIILGAAYWNYVEVLWNVIFHLRYLMKVGQLEEIFIMPISSFGYIFSWSVMGFLKVTVESIPILILSIIFSITDFTIYNFLMSILVLIISIIASFGFVFLFFGLTLKLKDGDELVSLLGNASPLIGGMFFSVTILPFGLRIISYIFPFTWGLDLVRHFLIGTETILDIKNQFIVLIALTLFYLFLGIVSFVVLEKKSRKNGLQGF, from the coding sequence ATGGTAAACAGTTTATTTCTAACAAAAGCAAATATTTTAAATGCTAAAAAATATAAAATTGATTGGTACGGGCAATTTCTAACCCCTTTACTTACAATTTTGCCAGTTGCTTTCATGCTTTATTTTGGAACTAAGTCTGGAATGATAGGTTTTTTTTCAAAAGAAAAAAGTTTTATAGAAATGATGGGGTTTATTATCTTGGGAGCAGCTTACTGGAATTATGTAGAAGTTTTATGGAATGTTATTTTTCATCTTAGATATCTTATGAAAGTTGGACAATTAGAAGAAATATTTATAATGCCAATTAGTTCTTTTGGATATATATTTTCCTGGTCTGTTATGGGTTTTTTAAAAGTAACTGTTGAATCAATACCTATTTTGATATTATCTATCATTTTTAGTATTACTGATTTTACTATTTATAATTTTTTAATGTCTATTTTAGTTTTGATAATTTCTATAATAGCATCTTTTGGTTTTGTATTCTTATTTTTTGGGTTGACATTAAAATTAAAAGATGGAGATGAGTTGGTTAGTTTATTAGGAAATGCATCGCCTTTAATTGGTGGAATGTTTTTTTCTGTAACTATTTTGCCATTTGGTTTAAGAATAATATCATATATTTTTCCTTTCACTTGGGGACTTGATTTAGTAAGACATTTTTTAATAGGTACAGAAACAATTTTGGATATTAAAAATCAGTTCATAGTATTAATTGCTTTAACATTATTTTATTTATTTTTAGGGATCGTATCTTTTGTTGTTTTAGAAAAGAAATCTCGAAAAAATGGACTGCAGGGATTTTAG
- a CDS encoding ATP-binding cassette domain-containing protein, with product MNKPILIIKNKKIYLFTTIKIIISSLSSFFIIYNIILKKDFINSIVYDNGKNSFILLSLIGVCYLISYLSNIINKIFDKKMKVIYKKETKSLLMKKMSNIKYEVLENQKTQDLVKRLEKADEKAIDFINIINGFIMSIIQIAGTIYLLKDLNIFLIMPILFFLIFGVYLNLKEGKNLYGFWSKYMRNVRKSNYYSEILTERDYALEKNIFQYSKFVNQKFRKEFDKARENNKKNGLKRFKIQALTEIISLSYTFLCFILLLFPLMSKTITVGYYISIVEALNNLFNTVKSLFYKLPEVSEYKSFIKDFDIFMKKEEEKNEYKKRVKNIKSIDFKNVWFKYPETDNFILKDCNFRIEQDKHYALVGLNGEGKSTIIKLILGLYNPSKGDIVVNDIYNIRDLNLDCYRKLMGIIFQDHTKFPFNIEENIKIGNIEKEIKLEKIEEIMNKINSRNFLNNYDKKEKTLLTVINEKGIDLSGGEWQKLLLARLLFADKSFNVLDEPTSSIDPISESIIYEVYNKELKGKMTLFITHRLASTKFVNKILVLKDGKIIEEGNHNYLMGINGEYSLMYKEQRRLYEKRI from the coding sequence ATGAATAAACCGATTTTAATCATAAAAAACAAAAAAATATACCTTTTTACAACTATAAAAATTATTATAAGTTCACTATCTTCTTTTTTCATTATTTACAATATTATATTGAAAAAAGATTTTATAAATTCCATTGTATATGATAATGGAAAAAATAGTTTTATTTTGCTTTCTTTAATAGGGGTATGTTATTTAATATCTTATTTATCAAATATTATCAATAAAATATTTGATAAAAAAATGAAAGTTATATATAAAAAAGAAACTAAATCTCTGTTGATGAAAAAAATGAGTAATATTAAATATGAGGTATTAGAAAATCAAAAAACACAAGATTTAGTAAAAAGATTAGAAAAAGCAGATGAAAAAGCCATTGATTTTATAAATATTATCAATGGTTTTATTATGAGCATCATACAAATAGCAGGAACAATATACCTTTTGAAAGATTTAAATATATTTTTGATCATGCCTATATTATTTTTTTTGATTTTTGGAGTTTATCTCAATCTAAAAGAAGGTAAAAATCTTTATGGATTTTGGTCTAAATACATGCGTAATGTTAGGAAATCAAATTACTATTCGGAAATTCTAACAGAAAGAGATTATGCTTTAGAAAAAAATATTTTTCAATATTCTAAATTTGTGAATCAAAAATTTAGAAAAGAATTTGATAAAGCAAGAGAAAACAATAAGAAGAATGGATTAAAAAGATTTAAAATTCAAGCATTAACAGAAATTATATCTTTATCTTATACTTTTTTGTGTTTTATTTTATTACTTTTTCCATTAATGAGTAAAACTATTACTGTTGGATATTACATTTCTATTGTAGAAGCTTTGAATAATTTATTTAACACTGTAAAATCATTGTTTTATAAATTACCAGAAGTTTCTGAGTATAAATCGTTTATAAAAGATTTTGATATTTTCATGAAAAAAGAAGAAGAAAAAAATGAGTATAAAAAAAGAGTAAAAAATATAAAAAGTATTGATTTTAAAAATGTATGGTTTAAATATCCTGAAACAGATAATTTTATACTTAAAGATTGTAATTTTAGAATTGAACAAGATAAACATTATGCATTAGTTGGGCTGAATGGAGAAGGGAAGTCCACAATTATTAAACTGATTTTAGGACTTTATAATCCTTCAAAAGGAGATATTGTTGTTAATGATATCTATAATATTCGCGATTTGAATTTAGACTGTTATAGAAAATTAATGGGGATAATATTTCAAGATCATACTAAATTCCCATTCAATATTGAAGAAAATATTAAAATTGGTAATATAGAAAAAGAAATAAAACTTGAAAAAATTGAAGAGATAATGAATAAAATAAATTCTCGAAATTTTCTTAATAATTATGATAAAAAAGAAAAAACTTTGTTGACTGTAATTAACGAAAAAGGTATTGATTTATCGGGTGGAGAATGGCAAAAATTATTGTTGGCAAGATTATTGTTCGCTGATAAATCTTTTAATGTTTTAGACGAACCAACTTCAAGCATAGATCCAATTTCTGAATCAATCATATATGAGGTCTACAATAAAGAGCTAAAAGGTAAAATGACCCTTTTTATAACTCATAGATTAGCTTCAACTAAATTTGTAAATAAAATATTAGTTTTAAAAGATGGAAAGATAATTGAAGAAGGGAATCATAATTATTTGATGGGAATTAATGGAGAGTACAGTTTAATGTATAAAGAGCAAAGGAGATTATATGAAAAAAGAATATAA